A region of the Myxococcota bacterium genome:
GACCTCCATGCGCGTGGGATCATGAACGACCTGCAGCGCGACGCGTCGCTTGCCCCCGATGCGCCCGGGTTCGTCGGTCCGCTCTACGCCGCGCTCGCCGGGCAACGCGCCGCCGCCTGGACCGGGCGTCTGTTCACGGCCGTGGGAGGCTACGTCGGACTCCACACCGGCGGGAGCGAGACCCTGCTGGCCTACCGCCCGACCGAGCAGGGTCCGTGGCCGGTGCCCGAGCTCGCCGCGGCCCTCGAACAGGCGACGCCCCCGAGCTAGGCGGGTGCGCGGCGACGCACCCGCCGGAGGTGACGGGCGGCGCAGGCCACCAGGAGCCCAACCGCCCCTGCCGTCCACACGGCTCCCCCACTCGGCACGGGCGTCGACGCGGCGCTCTCCACGATCAGGCGCGGCGGCAGCCGGACGATCGAGGTGCTCTCGCGACTGCCGACCGTGACTTCGTCGTCGTGGCCGTTCCCGCCGGACATGCCGTCGCGGGCCGAGCGGAGGTTGAAGCCGGCGACCGCCGCCTGGCTGCCCTGCAGCGTCGTGAGGTAGGAGGCCACGTCGAAGCGCACCGGCGGCGTGGTCGAGCTGAGCGTCACGGTGTCGACGAGGGCCGCGCCCGCGTCGGCGTCGGCAAGTTCGACGACGCCGTCCCCCTCGTAGCCGTAGAGCTCGAAGTCCGCGGAGCCGCCGCTCGTGGAGAGCTGGGACGCGTCGAGTTCGAGGGTCGCTGCCAGGATCGGTGCGCCGGGAAGCATCGCGAGATCGAACTCGAGCATCGCCCGGCGGGTGATGAAGATCGACAGGAACTGGGTGACCTGGCTGTGCGCTCGGAGCGACGAGCCCGTCGTCGTGATCGTGTCGAAGGTCCCATCCGTCGGGTCGTCGGTCGCGTAGCCGTCCTCGAGGACGGGCAGCCAACGCCAGATGTGGGGCGGCACCGCCGGCCCGCTGACGTCCCACTCGATCATGAGCTCGGGCGGGTCCGACGCCAGCTCCGACGCGCCGAAACGCAGCCGCGCGTTCGCCGAACTCTCGTCGGTGCGCAACGAGAGCCCCAGCGTAGGAACGCCCCGCGAGACGAGACTCTCGACGTAGCCCGTCACGTCCACCACGACGAACGCCGGAACGCTCGAGTAGAAGGTCTGACCCGCGAGGGTGTTCGAAGCCTCGGCGTCGCCGAGATCGATCGATCCGTCGGCCACGTAGCCGTGGACGTCGATGCGCGAGGGTGCGGTGCCACCGCCGAACTGGGTCAGCCGCAAGGTGGCCGAGGTGATCGTGGCGCCGACCGGAATCGCCGTCAGGTCGAACTCGAGGGCGCCGCGGCGCAACACGTTCTGGCTCGCGATGCTCTCGAGATCGATCGCCACGTCCGTCGCATCGATCGTGTCGAAGACGCCGTCACGTGGATCGTCGCTCAGCTCTCCATCGGCGATCGGTACCAGCACGGAAGTCGCCCCGAAGGCCCCGCTCGTCAACAGGACGGCGATCGCGGCGCCGAGCCCCCCGGCCACGCCCTGGCGTCGCGCCCGGACGAACGCCAGGCCCACGTCTCCCCACCGTTCACGCATCGGCTCACCCCCCGGTTGATTCGTCTGCGCGTCCTCGGGCAGTGTATCGGCTTCTCGAAACCGCCCCTAGCCACCCCGGAGTTCCCCATGGCCTCGAACAAAGCCACCGTCCAGACCTTCTTCGATTCGCTCTGGACCGACCCGGAGCTCGCGCGTTCGCTGGCCACCGAGGACGTCACCTGGATCACGACGCGCTCCATGCCCATCCCGGGCAACGAGAGTTCGATCGAACACCAGGGGTTCGAAGCGGTGCTCAATGTCGCCAACAGCGGGAAGGACCTCGATGTCGGGTATCTGCCCGAGACGATGGAGCACCCCCATCGCCTCTACCTCGAGGCCGAGGACGACCACGTCGTCTACCAGTTCACGATGACCTGCAAGACGAAGCAGGGCCGCGACTACATCAACGACTATCTGTTCCTGGTGAAGCTGCGCGACGGCAAGATCGCGCGCTTCCAGGAGTACTGGGACTCGAAGCAGGCCTTCGACCTGCTCTTCGGCTCGGGCTAGCGCGCGCCGCCCTTACTTCAGCACTTCCGCGAGCGAGGTGAACTTGCCGCCGCGCAGCAGCTTGAGCTGATGCTCGAGCCAGCCTTCGAGCCAGAAGTTCCCGGTCGTGCAGAAGGTACGCGCGTCGGCAAGCAGGGA
Encoded here:
- a CDS encoding DNRLRE domain-containing protein; this translates as MRERWGDVGLAFVRARRQGVAGGLGAAIAVLLTSGAFGATSVLVPIADGELSDDPRDGVFDTIDATDVAIDLESIASQNVLRRGALEFDLTAIPVGATITSATLRLTQFGGGTAPSRIDVHGYVADGSIDLGDAEASNTLAGQTFYSSVPAFVVVDVTGYVESLVSRGVPTLGLSLRTDESSANARLRFGASELASDPPELMIEWDVSGPAVPPHIWRWLPVLEDGYATDDPTDGTFDTITTTGSSLRAHSQVTQFLSIFITRRAMLEFDLAMLPGAPILAATLELDASQLSTSGGSADFELYGYEGDGVVELADADAGAALVDTVTLSSTTPPVRFDVASYLTTLQGSQAAVAGFNLRSARDGMSGGNGHDDEVTVGSRESTSIVRLPPRLIVESAASTPVPSGGAVWTAGAVGLLVACAARHLRRVRRRAPA